DNA from Deltaproteobacteria bacterium:
AAAATTATTGGTTGGTCAGGTGGGGGGTGGGCACCACCGCTAAACAGTAAAGCTTTGCAAGATGAAATCATAGTCGAGTCTATAAACGATCTAGGTCTTAACGGTATGCGCGGTGGGGTATCGATAGGTCCTGGCAACCATATTCAAATACTGTCCTGGGATGATACACCATTAGCAACTAAAACTTGGGAGTGGGATAACGATGACCAAGATCCAAATACCGATCTAAATACTATCGCTTGGTCTACTTCTGGATATGCCACTACTGCTGCCGATAAGCTCGTGAATTTACGCGTAATACCATTCAAAAATCTAGTCGAGCAAAATGGTGATACGTTTTTTTATTTTTCTGGTGAGAACGAAGGTTTTAAGGGTGGGGATTACGGCGGCGACGTGCCTGCCTGGATGCTCTACAATCCGGGGGAGCACATCGAGAACATTATTTCTATGATGGTGTATCTTAGAGACATACACGGTATTAAAACAACGTATTGTACGGTAGACGGCGAACCGGGCTATAGCGATCCTTTCACTCCGTCCATGGTTGCAGAGCGCACCAAGATTCTTGTTTCTAAATACAAAGCTTACGGATTCAAAGACACCAAGATCACTTTTCCGGTTGGTCTAGGTCAAAAAACCTGCATGGAATTTTATTACGGCTTTGCAAACTGAGCCGGATTTTTGGCCGCATATCGGGCTCCTCGATTATCATCTATATAATGATCCTAATGCTCCCGAGAGATCCTTAATTCGTGATTTTGGTTTTAATAATGGCATACCCACGGCCATGACTGAATACTATCTTGTTGGGGGTATTGATAAGGTGTACGATGATTTTGTTCTGGGAGGAGTGTCAATCTGGGATGTTACAACCTCTTCAGGTACGGTTTTCGGCAGCGACGCCAATGGAGTTTCTTATCTCGACTGCCTCGCACATAAGGCAAAGTATTGGGGGCTGCGGCAGCTCATGCACTATGTATGGCCCGGGGCAGAGCGTATCGATGCTACGTCCGATAATACCAACCTAAAAACGCTGGCTTTCGAAAAAGGTGGCAAGATCACGGTAATACTCATTAATAAGACAGGTAGTGCTCAGACCGTCAATGGGCAGACCGAATCCACTGTGATACTGAGAAACTATCGTACGCAACACTGGATTTTTAAATTCTCTTCTAGCACTTGTTTGCCGGTTTTATCCCAAAGCGCCATCACTTCAGGGTCGCAAGGAAAGGCCTTTTTAGCGAGCATTGCTCCTATAACTAAACCACCGATACCCGATCCAGACAAACACCTTACGAGCGATTAAAACAAAAAGCGAGACTAGCCGTGTAAGCTTTTAGCTGAGACATTACATATTTAATGATAGTAATCTATATGAATGATATGTAGCCGTTGGCGGCAGCACTTACAGCCGCCGCCTTAGCATTATATGTACTAGCCTCGACTAGATTCGACAGGTTACCCTGACATTAATTAGTGAGTTCAGTTATACGAAAACTACTGAACGCAAATTGGGATGTAAGTGGCGTTGTTCCACTCAACAGCTTCGGAAATGTTGTCGTTCTCGTCGATGATTACACCAACCCAGTAGTTTTGACCATGGTTGAGAGTACTCGGTATAGTCAATGTTTTGGTTGTGGTGTACACATTATCGCGACTAAGTGTGAAACTCGATCCGCCAATGCGTTGATCTAAAGTCGTAATGTAGTCATTTGTTGAAATATAGTAACCTACATCGATACCTGACTGTGTGCTTTTGCCCATGTTTTCATACGTGAATTGCGTACGTACTACTTGGCCTGGATTTACCCGATAGCCAGTCTCGTTGTTGACAGTACAAGTTGCTAGATTGCCACCTGCTGAATTGTAGATCTTAGTTTTTTCATGATCAGAATATTCGCCCGATGCTCCGGCATACTTCCAGTGCACAACCCCTACATCTTCCCAAGCACCACTGCGTGCACCGTATAAATAAGTAGCACCATCAGCAGCATCTTCACCTAAATAGGCGCGGGCAGTAGAACCATTAGCATGAATATGTTCGAAGTCTTTACCCATAATGTTATATTCAGTATTGACATGATTGAGTTTAAGACCATGTCCAAATTCATGAACGGCTGTGCCTTGCAACAATCGTTTGTCGCCGCCATAGCGAATGATTGATGATTTGCTAGAATTAGCTGTCCACTGCCAGGGCGATGAGTAGTCGAAAATCACGTCTACTTCATCCATATGAACGTGTTTGCCGAAAAACCAGTAGCAGGTCCAGTATGAATATGAGATAGCCGGAGCACCATGGAGGATTGAGCCTGTGCCTCCCCATACCTCGCTCTGGCCGTTATCACGACTAACGCCACCGCTGTCGTGGGTCAATCCATAGCGAAAGTTGCTTGGGTTGAGATTGGTTTTACTTACTCCGTCTTGCAGACCATTGTACCAGTAGCCGCTCGGAAAACTGACGGTACTGGCACGAAGTGTCTTTGAGGTTCCACTCCATTTGATTTTTTTACCTAGGCAGGTACTATAACTAAAGGCGAATGCTTGATTCGCGCTCATCAATATGAGTGCGGCGCCAAGCAGAAGATTTGTTGTTCTCATGATTCTTGCTCCTGTTAAATTACGTTTTCATCTTGGTCGTTGCGAAATGGTTACTTAGCTTTGAGCACTGGGTTGAAATCTTGGTTCTGTAATGCTTCGAGCTCTGCTGCATCTTGTTTTGTCAATTGTTTGATTTCGTTTGCTTGTTCGAGTTTCAAGGGTGACTCATCCACGCTTTTAGCTACGAAAATTGGCATTTTTGGATCAATACTGGGAATAAACGCAGGCTGACGTGTAATGCCCCTCTGTATTTCTTGAATCGTCGAAACGAATTCATCGATTGAAATGGGTTCTATAGAAAGATTTGCAGTAATTTGTGCAAGGCTACGAACGTTTTCTGGAATCACTTTAATGCCGGGGAGTATACTAGTACGAGTATTGTCTTCTTCTACTCCTACCTCATCTGTAGTTTCGGTGTAAATTTCGACGAATTTAGGTGCTTCGACTTCATAGCGTTTGCGTGCTTCATCGATGGTCATATTATTTTCCTTCATGAGCTCTTGAACTTCTGGATTCGAAATGAGTTCATCGAATCGTGGTGTAGGGTAACGAAAGACTCGTAGTGCCTCAGGTGGGAGGCCACGTGCTACAATCCATTTGTGATCAATGATTTTAACTGGTGCACCAACGGTGTCGTAGACTCGTCCGTCAAGAAGGCGAAAACGTCCCCACTGACACCCAACTATCGGACACTGCTCTTCGCCGTTTCCTGAAAGAAACATGAGATCTTTATCACCGATTTGGAACTTAGGCATTTCGCTGAGCTCTAAAAATCGTCCACGCCCATCGGGTCCACCCATGATTAGCATAGTGAAAGTATTCCCAGGGGTTTTGCCACGAATGACGTTTTGGACTTCATAAGTGACGATGGCAAAAGGAAAAGAAGTTTCTTCTTTAGAACGGATGTCAGACATACGATATATGACATCCACAACCCGACCCGCAAAGATAAAATTAGCTTCTTCTGTGACAGCCGCCAGGTTTGTGAGACGACCACCTTCCGAGGCGCTATAAGCATTAGTGCCTGTGCTTATCGCAGCAAAGACAAAAACTGCTGCAAGGACAAATTTTGTACAAAGCATGTACAACCTCCATGTTGATACGAAAATAGAATTAAGGAAAAGAATTGCTTCGTTTAAGATATTCGCGTAGTGTTTCGTATATCTAACAGAAATAAAATTCTGCCAAGTCACGCAACGGATCTATATATTCGGTAGATTGAATCAGGTTTGAAAAATCTTAGTGGTCTTCCCATAATGAATCCCCCCAGTGTAAGGTAGTTGCTACAGCTATAAAGCAAATCTGATGCCAATGTTGCTGATTAAAAAAGATTTATAAAATCAAGTAACTATTGTTTGAACTATGTTTGAGAACTAGTAGTGTCACATTTTGCGACACTTTTTTTAACGTTTGACACCGTAAGAATGGTAAGAATGCCGGAGTAAGGGCACCACAATATGAAATGCGTCATTTATATTTTCATTGGTTTTATCGGAGTAACATGCCAAATTTCATCGGCATATTGCTGAATAGTACGATCTGATGAAAAATAGCCGGTGCGTGCTACATTTAAAATAGCCATTTTATTCCACAGAGTACGATCACGATATACTTCATTTACATGTTCTTGACAGGCAATATATGATTCATAGTCAGCCAGCAACATATAAAAGTCGCCTGCATGTAAAAGCGAATCAATAATCGGACGAAATAATTGCGGTTCATACAAAGAAAAGTCACCTCTTTGAATACTATCAATTACAGCTTTAAGTTCTAAGTTTTGTTGATAGTAATCATTAGGGTTATAGCCTTGTTGTCGAAGGGCTTTAACCTCTTCAACAGTCAGGCCAAATAAGAAAAAGTTTTCAGCACCAACTTCATCACGAATTTCAACATTTGCTCCATCCAGCGTGCCAATAGTCAAAGCGCCATTAAGGGCAAACTTCATGTTGCCGGTGCCAGAGGCTTCTTTACCCGCTGTAGAAATTTGTTCTGATAATTCAGAAGCAGGAAACATGCGTTCGGCCAATGAAACTCGATAATTTTTTAAAAAGATAACTTTAAGTACGTTATTAATGTCTGGATCATTATTGATAACATCTGCTACTGAATTTATTAGTTTAATAATATTTTTAGCCATTAAGTAACCTGGTGCAGCTTTGCCACCGAATATTACGGTTCGCGGCACCATGTTTTTAATGCTACCGTTTTTAAGACGATGATATAATGTGATAACATGAAATACATTAAGTAGTTGTCGTTTATATTCATGCATTCGCTTTATTTGCACATCAAACATCGAATCAGGATCTACCTTAACGCCAGTATCATCAAGAATGATCTGGGCTAATGCTTTTTTGTTTTCTCGCTTAATTTCATCAAATTTTTGACGAAAACTAGAATCATTCGCCATAGGCTCTAAATGGCGTAATTCGCTAGCATCGAATATCCAATTGCCATCGATACATTCAGTTATAAGCGAGGCAAGTTTAGGGTTACTTGCAAGTAACCAACGTCGTAAAGTAACCCCATTAGTTTTTGAATTGAAGCGTTTAGGCCAGAGTTCATAAAAATCGGCAAATAGATCTCGTTTTAATAGATCTGTATGAAGTTTAGCTACACCATTTATGGAGTGCGAGCCAATAACAGCTAAATGCGCCATGCGAACTTGTTTAACAGGTGTTTCTTCAATTAATGATAAGCGCCAGGTTTTGCTATTATCATTTGGGTATTTTATATGAACTTCATCTAAAAATCGTTGATTGATCTTATAAATAATTTCTAAATGTCGCGGCAGAACACGACCGAATAAATCAACCGACCATTTTTCGAGGGCTTCAGGTAATAATGTATGATTAGTATAGCCAAAAGTACCTTGGGTAATTTTCCATGCATGTTCCCATGGTATATTATTTTCATCAATTAGCACTCGCATTAGTTCAACAATAGCAATGGCTGGATGGGTGTCATTTAATTGAATGGCAACTTTGTCAGTAAATTTTGAAAAATTATCATAAGTTTTAAGATAGCGACGGACAATGTCGGCAATCGAACAGGCTACAAAGAAATATTGTTGTTGTAGTCTTAGTTCTTTACCAAAAACAGTAAGATCATTAGGATATAATACTTTAGATATATTTTCAGATAGATTTTTGTCTTCTACGGCAGCGAGATAATCGCCGGCATTAAAATCCGCTAAATCTAATTCTTCACTGGCGCGAGCACGCCATAAACGTAAGGTGTTAACTGTATCATTACGATAACCCGCAACCGGAATGTCGTAAGGCATACCTAAAACAGTACGCGAAGGTATCCAGATAACTTTTTCTTTTCCGTTTATAAGTTGTCGTTCAGTGTGACCA
Protein-coding regions in this window:
- a CDS encoding glycogen/starch/alpha-glucan phosphorylase, which encodes MSPRVSKRSNTTENKEAKILARARELPNARTGMDADLLRRAFAEHLQFSQGKDEHTATALDRFFAVAFTVRDRLMNRWIETQQAYYRADAKRIYYLSLEFLMGRALTNNLINLGMYDTMRHSLEDLGIDFEEIIDQEIDAGLGNGGLGRLAACFLDSMATLSLPAYGYGIRYEFGIFDQNIVDGFQVERPEAWLRFGCPWEVGRPEYQVPVHFNGHTERQLINGKEKVIWIPSRTVLGMPYDIPVAGYRNDTVNTLRLWRARASEELDLADFNAGDYLAAVEDKNLSENISKVLYPNDLTVFGKELRLQQQYFFVACSIADIVRRYLKTYDNFSKFTDKVAIQLNDTHPAIAIVELMRVLIDENNIPWEHAWKITQGTFGYTNHTLLPEALEKWSVDLFGRVLPRHLEIIYKINQRFLDEVHIKYPNDNSKTWRLSLIEETPVKQVRMAHLAVIGSHSINGVAKLHTDLLKRDLFADFYELWPKRFNSKTNGVTLRRWLLASNPKLASLITECIDGNWIFDASELRHLEPMANDSSFRQKFDEIKRENKKALAQIILDDTGVKVDPDSMFDVQIKRMHEYKRQLLNVFHVITLYHRLKNGSIKNMVPRTVIFGGKAAPGYLMAKNIIKLINSVADVINNDPDINNVLKVIFLKNYRVSLAERMFPASELSEQISTAGKEASGTGNMKFALNGALTIGTLDGANVEIRDEVGAENFFLFGLTVEEVKALRQQGYNPNDYYQQNLELKAVIDSIQRGDFSLYEPQLFRPIIDSLLHAGDFYMLLADYESYIACQEHVNEVYRDRTLWNKMAILNVARTGYFSSDRTIQQYADEIWHVTPIKPMKI